One part of the Magallana gigas chromosome 5, xbMagGiga1.1, whole genome shotgun sequence genome encodes these proteins:
- the LOC105347313 gene encoding uncharacterized protein isoform X7 — protein MEEGSNGADLNNSDNDSSDVSHQNGFNNSTYTMEIGIAKLDSSYLENHMQCAKAMHTSSSPQTAAGRVDLCDLSTEGANPTNLPQNVYEEIGEVSKDGNSREKFNRSRSLSSEDVFASSDSDDYLEPVSSPKSVNTDDSLPCSPTKMEDNSPEISNDYEALSPATQVCTSYTSLTLKSPNQSTADDISDTKEADIYDNCDVYNNKEVPNISAVETSDNQFVGNSEKATSDDHQQNENLLITVEDEAIVDNELGRSKDEDEQADDEVRDSCSVKSDQGSVEYLDDDISCDIIDEFKTDENVEDTNEHDKWDTIDSENQCELNLGALEAINLIEDELTRNEFVGKVDVELNSLKLRNKIDEDMKDSSSVASVQGSVSYLDDISCITDDNLSISTGRADQYLSEVDYKEFSEEGNKESLIDSERKPDLKQYSRDDNHTCSSANSESDLDQIPSNLVKRLSQQFSKSMGDLRYVPFPFAARKASLPGHYKVTYKSSTFLIFSPNSMQERQFVYEPSLEEEKGPKGQKTTRTKEEETRVEDSGTGQTTETTKTTTVVENGDVSHESQESSARKPTVQEEIMSVEGGVYENEPVREPGVVRESDPKNIGEELPEVGMAKNILQRYAKIQEESAKPVVGKRQASPPKGTGPSEYVSEPRTVIEKPEQKIEGGIFENQPISEEGVVKSYDTLEDVKPEQGYAKNVLAKFKEIESQVQNRPPPSPKRELTPDRFTKGEYVSEPRSTFEKYEGKTESGIFESQPREDKEVVKSYEHEQEVLPEQGMAKNLVSKFKDYQSQTKSTSPREKKELTPDRLTKGEYVSEPRTTFEQYEGQVEAGVYESKPQDRGDIVKSGEYYEEPLPEEGYAKNVISKFKDIQKGGGSPAKSPSNKLKELTPPRQDTFSGVLENQPQERSDVVHSYDVYQEEMPETGTTRNLLNKFKEIQHSGSNSPASPRLKKEFTPPPQSGVYENTPTKGIVYEERVAESGILENNPERREGVAREEEPSAGTVEFPERGYAKNMVSKWKQLETEHSKSASPSPRYKEFTPPREEPRIKSPLSPKSPAGTNSSVHPRDLPGQYQEQQAPGIYENDPSHRDDIAREEDTDWEQGLPREGTSKSLISKFKNVQDEAKKSQEVPKPISRRMFEESSDSPERGENAPSSVGTPKSPFVAVQLEKCAACQKTVYAMEKIEMNKNCYHRACFKCSHCNSRLTAKTFSMNEGVIYCTNHFKQLFARKGNYDEGFGRQQYKKRWQGDQPNGEKQTVPEPTA, from the exons atggagGAAGGCAGCAATGGTGCAGACTTAAATAATTCTGACAATGACAGCAGTGATGTGTCCCACCAAAATGGATTCAATAATTCCACCTATACCATGGAAATAGGAATTGCTAAGCTAGACAGTTCTTACTTAGAAAACCATATGCAATGTGCCAAAGCTATGCATACATCTAGTTCACCACAGACTGCAGCTGGGAGGGTCGATTTGtgtgatttgtcaacagagggTGCCAACCCAACAAATCTACCCCAGAATGTGTATGAAGAAATAGGGGAAGTGTCCAAGGATGGTAACTCTCGGGAGAAATTTAACAGAAGTAGGAGTTTGAGCTCCGAGGATGTTTTTGCCTCTAGTGACTCTGATGATTATTTAGAGCCAGTTTCTTCACCCAAGTCTGTCAATACTGATGATTCATTGCCATGTAGTCCCACCAAAATGGAGGATAATAGTCCCGAAATTTCAAACGATTATGAAGCTTTATCGCCAGCTACCCAAGTTTGTACTAGTTATACCAGTCTCACTTTAAAATCTCCAAATCAAAGTACTGCTGATGACATAAGTGACACCAAAGAGGCAGATATCTATGATAACTGTGATGTTTATAACAACAAAGAAGTACCAAACATCAGTGCTGTAGAAACCAGTGATAACCAATTTGTTGGAAATTCAGAGAAAGCAACCTCAGATGACCATCAGCAGAATGAGAATCTTCTTATTACTGTTGAAGACGAAGCCATTGTAGACAATGAGTTAGGTAGATCCAAGGATGAAGATGAACAAGCGGATGATGAGGTAAGGGATAGCTGTTCTGTGAAAAGTGACCAAGGATCAGTAGAATATCTAGATGAtgatatttcatgtgatatcATCGATGAATTCAAAACTGATGAAAATGTTGAGGATACCAATGAGCATGACAAATGGGATACAATCGATTCTGAGAATCAATGTGAATTGAATTTAGGTGCATTAGAAGCCAtaaatttgattgaagatgAGTTGACTAGGAATGAGTTTGTAGGAAAAGTTGATGTGGAGTTGAATTCTCTAAAACTTAGAAACAAAATTGATGAAGACATGAAGGATAGTTCGTCTGTGGCAAGTGTGCAAGGATCCGTTTCATATTTGGATGACATTTCATGCATTACAGATGACAACCTGAGTATCAGTACCGGTAGAGCTGACCAATATTTATCTGAGGTAGACTATAAGGAATTCTCTGAAGAAGGCAATAAGGAGTCCTTAATTGACTCAGAGAGAAAACCAGACTTAAAACAGTACTCAAGGGATGATAACCACACATGCAGCAGTGCTAATTCTGAGTCCGACTTGGATCAAATTCCATCAAATTTAGTCAAAAGACTGTCTCAGCAATTTTCTAAGTCAATGGGTGACTTGAGATATGTGCCATTTCCTTTTGCTGCCAGGAAGGCATCTCTTCCTGGACAttacaag GTGACCTACAAGTCATCCACATTCCTAATCTTTTCTCCAAACTCCATGCAAGAGAGACAATTTGTGTATGAACCAAGCCTA gaaGAAGAAAAGGGACCAAAAGGACAGAAAACCACAAGAACCAAAGAAGAAGAGACAAGAGTTG aGGACAGTGGGACTGGTCAAACCACAGAAACAACAAAGAC GACAACAGTTGTGGAGAATGGAGATGTCAGCCATGAGTCACAGGAG TCTTCTGCTAGGAAGCCCACAGTCCAAGAGGAGATAATGTCAGTGGAAGGAGGAGTGTACGAGAATGAGCCAGTCCGTGAACCAGGGGTCGTCAGAGAGAGCGACCCCAAAAATATAGGGGAGGAGCTACCAGAGGTGGGCATGGCCAAGAACATTCTGCAGAGATACGCCAAGATTCAGGAAGAGTCTGCTAAACCAGTGGTGGGGAAAAGGCAGGCATCCCCACCCAAAGGCACTGGACCTTCAGAGTATGTCAGCGAACCCCGAACTGTTATAGAGAAACCCGAGCAGAAGATTGAGGGAGGCATTTTCGAAAATCAACCAATTAGTGAAGAAGGAGTGGTTAAGTCATACGATACTTTGGAGGATGTCAAACCAGAGCAAGGTTATGCCAAAAATGTATTGGCCAAGTTTAAGGAAATTGAATCGCAAGTCCAGAATCGTCCGCCACCTTCACCAAAGAGAGAACTGACACCAGATCGATTCACCAAAGGAGAATATGTAAGTGAGCCCAGATCAACATTTGAGAAATATGAGGGGAAAACAGAATCTGGCATTTTCGAAAGTCAGCCTAGAGAAGACAAAGAGGTTGTCAAGTCGTATGAGCATGAACAGGAAGTACTCCCAGAGCAAGGGATGGCCAAAAATTTGGTTTCAAAATTCAAAGATTACCAGTCACAAACTAAGTCAACTTCACCTAGAGAAAAGAAGGAGCTGACTCCAGACAGATTGACTAAAGGGGAGTATGTGTCTGAGCCCAGAACCACGTTTGAGCAGTATGAAGGGCAGGTGGAAGCAGGAGTTTATGAAAGTAAACCGCAGGATCGTGGAGACATCGTCAAATCTGGAGAATATTACGAGGAACCTTTACCAGAAGAAGGTTATGCTAAGAATGTTATTTCTAAATTCAAAGATATTCAGAAAGGTGGAGGCTCACCAGCTAAGTCTCCCTCAAATAAACTAAAGGAATTAACTCCACCCAGACAAGACACCTTCTCTGGAGTTTTGGAAAATCAACCACAGGAACGTTCAGATGTTGTCCACTCATACGATGTATATCAGGAAGAAATGCCTGAGACGGGAACCACCCGCAATCTGTTGAACAAGTTTAAAGAAATCCAGCATTCAGGATCCAACTCACCTGCTTCCCCCAGACTTAAGAAGGAGTTCACTCCCCCACCTCAGTCAGGTGTGTATGAAAACACCCCTACCAAAGGTATTGTGTACGAGGAGAGAGTAGCGGAGAGTGGAATTTTGGAAAACAACCCAGAGAGAAGGGAGGGTGTTGCAAGAGAAGAAGAGCCATCTGCTGGAACAGTGGAATTCCCAGAGAGAGGGTATGCAAAGAATATGGTTTCAAAATGGAAACAGCTTGAAACCGAGCACAGCAAATCAGCTTCTCCTTCTCCAAGATACAAGGAATTCACCCCGCCCAGAGAAGAGCCCAGAATCAAGAGTCCCCTCAGTCCCAAGTCCCCAGCAGGAACCAACAGCAGTGTTCATCCCCGAGACTTGCCCGGACAGTACCAAGAACAACAGGCACCAGGAATATATGAGAATGACCCGAGTCACCGTGACGACATCGCCCGGGAGGAAGACACGGATTGGGAGCAGGGCCTGCCCAGGGAGGGAACCAGCAAGTCACTCATCAGCAAGTTCAAAAACGTGCAGGATGAGGCCAAGAAGTCCCAAGAAGTGCCCAAGCCCATCTCCAGGAGG ATGTTTGAGGAAAGCAGTGATTCGCCAGAGAGAGGCGAAAATGCCCCCTCGTCTGTAGGAACA CCCAAAAGTCCCTTTGTTGCCGTTCAGTTGGAGAAGTGCGCAGCATGTCAGAAAACAGTCTATGCCATGGAGAAGatagaaatgaataaaaactgcTACCACAGGGCGTGTTTTAAATGCTCCCACTGTAACTCACGATTAAC GGCAAAAACGTTCAGCATGAATGAAGGAGTCATCTACTGCACAAATCATTTCAAGCAGCTGTTTGCTAGGAAAGGAAATTATGATGAGGGATTTGGGCGCCAACAATACAAAAAGCGTTGGCAAGGTGACCAGCCTAATGGAGAAAAACAAACTGTGCCCGAGCCCACCGCTTAA
- the LOC105347313 gene encoding uncharacterized protein isoform X11, with amino-acid sequence MEEGSNGADLNNSDNDSSDVSHQNGFNNSTYTMEIGIAKLDSSYLENHMQCAKAMHTSSSPQTAAGRVDLCDLSTEGANPTNLPQNVYEEIGEVSKDGNSREKFNRSRSLSSEDVFASSDSDDYLEPVSSPKSVNTDDSLPCSPTKMEDNSPEISNDYEALSPATQVCTSYTSLTLKSPNQSTADDISDTKEADIYDNCDVYNNKEVPNISAVETSDNQFVGNSEKATSDDHQQNENLLITVEDEAIVDNELGRSKDEDEQADDEVRDSCSVKSDQGSVEYLDDDISCDIIDEFKTDENVEDTNEHDKWDTIDSENQCELNLGALEAINLIEDELTRNEFVGKVDVELNSLKLRNKIDEDMKDSSSVASVQGSVSYLDDISCITDDNLSISTGRADQYLSEVDYKEFSEEGNKESLIDSERKPDLKQYSRDDNHTCSSANSESDLDQIPSNLVKRLSQQFSKSMGDLRYVPFPFAARKASLPGHYKVTYKSSTFLIFSPNSMQERQFVYEPSLEEEKGPKGQKTTRTKEEETRVEDSGTGQTTETTKTTTVVENGDVSHESQESSARKPTVQEEIMSVEGGVYENEPVREPGVVRESDPKNIGEELPEVGMAKNILQRYAKIQEESAKPVVGKRQASPPKGTGPSEYVSEPRTVIEKPEQKIEGGIFENQPISEEGVVKSYDTLEDVKPEQGYAKNVLAKFKEIESQVQNRPPPSPKRELTPDRFTKGEYVSEPRSTFEKYEGKTESGIFESQPREDKEVVKSYEHEQEVLPEQGMAKNLVSKFKDYQSQTKSTSPREKKELTPDRLTKGEYVSEPRTTFEQYEGQVEAGVYESKPQDRGDIVKSGEYYEEPLPEEGYAKNVISKFKDIQKGGGSPAKSPSNKLKELTPPRQDTFSGVLENQPQERSDVVHSYDVYQEEMPETGTTRNLLNKFKEIQHSGSNSPASPRLKKEFTPPPQSGVYENTPTKGIVYEERVAESGILENNPERREGVAREEEPSAGTVEFPERGYAKNMVSKWKQLETEHSKSASPSPRYKEFTPPREEPRIKSPLSPKSPAGTNSSVHPRDLPGQYQEQQAPGIYENDPSHRDDIAREEDTDWEQGLPREGTSKSLISKFKNVQDEAKKSQEVPKPISRRPKSPFVAVQLEKCAACQKTVYAMEKIEMNKNCYHRACFKCSHCNSRLTAKTFSMNEGVIYCTNHFKQLFARKGNYDEGFGRQQYKKRWQGDQPNGEKQTVPEPTA; translated from the exons atggagGAAGGCAGCAATGGTGCAGACTTAAATAATTCTGACAATGACAGCAGTGATGTGTCCCACCAAAATGGATTCAATAATTCCACCTATACCATGGAAATAGGAATTGCTAAGCTAGACAGTTCTTACTTAGAAAACCATATGCAATGTGCCAAAGCTATGCATACATCTAGTTCACCACAGACTGCAGCTGGGAGGGTCGATTTGtgtgatttgtcaacagagggTGCCAACCCAACAAATCTACCCCAGAATGTGTATGAAGAAATAGGGGAAGTGTCCAAGGATGGTAACTCTCGGGAGAAATTTAACAGAAGTAGGAGTTTGAGCTCCGAGGATGTTTTTGCCTCTAGTGACTCTGATGATTATTTAGAGCCAGTTTCTTCACCCAAGTCTGTCAATACTGATGATTCATTGCCATGTAGTCCCACCAAAATGGAGGATAATAGTCCCGAAATTTCAAACGATTATGAAGCTTTATCGCCAGCTACCCAAGTTTGTACTAGTTATACCAGTCTCACTTTAAAATCTCCAAATCAAAGTACTGCTGATGACATAAGTGACACCAAAGAGGCAGATATCTATGATAACTGTGATGTTTATAACAACAAAGAAGTACCAAACATCAGTGCTGTAGAAACCAGTGATAACCAATTTGTTGGAAATTCAGAGAAAGCAACCTCAGATGACCATCAGCAGAATGAGAATCTTCTTATTACTGTTGAAGACGAAGCCATTGTAGACAATGAGTTAGGTAGATCCAAGGATGAAGATGAACAAGCGGATGATGAGGTAAGGGATAGCTGTTCTGTGAAAAGTGACCAAGGATCAGTAGAATATCTAGATGAtgatatttcatgtgatatcATCGATGAATTCAAAACTGATGAAAATGTTGAGGATACCAATGAGCATGACAAATGGGATACAATCGATTCTGAGAATCAATGTGAATTGAATTTAGGTGCATTAGAAGCCAtaaatttgattgaagatgAGTTGACTAGGAATGAGTTTGTAGGAAAAGTTGATGTGGAGTTGAATTCTCTAAAACTTAGAAACAAAATTGATGAAGACATGAAGGATAGTTCGTCTGTGGCAAGTGTGCAAGGATCCGTTTCATATTTGGATGACATTTCATGCATTACAGATGACAACCTGAGTATCAGTACCGGTAGAGCTGACCAATATTTATCTGAGGTAGACTATAAGGAATTCTCTGAAGAAGGCAATAAGGAGTCCTTAATTGACTCAGAGAGAAAACCAGACTTAAAACAGTACTCAAGGGATGATAACCACACATGCAGCAGTGCTAATTCTGAGTCCGACTTGGATCAAATTCCATCAAATTTAGTCAAAAGACTGTCTCAGCAATTTTCTAAGTCAATGGGTGACTTGAGATATGTGCCATTTCCTTTTGCTGCCAGGAAGGCATCTCTTCCTGGACAttacaag GTGACCTACAAGTCATCCACATTCCTAATCTTTTCTCCAAACTCCATGCAAGAGAGACAATTTGTGTATGAACCAAGCCTA gaaGAAGAAAAGGGACCAAAAGGACAGAAAACCACAAGAACCAAAGAAGAAGAGACAAGAGTTG aGGACAGTGGGACTGGTCAAACCACAGAAACAACAAAGAC GACAACAGTTGTGGAGAATGGAGATGTCAGCCATGAGTCACAGGAG TCTTCTGCTAGGAAGCCCACAGTCCAAGAGGAGATAATGTCAGTGGAAGGAGGAGTGTACGAGAATGAGCCAGTCCGTGAACCAGGGGTCGTCAGAGAGAGCGACCCCAAAAATATAGGGGAGGAGCTACCAGAGGTGGGCATGGCCAAGAACATTCTGCAGAGATACGCCAAGATTCAGGAAGAGTCTGCTAAACCAGTGGTGGGGAAAAGGCAGGCATCCCCACCCAAAGGCACTGGACCTTCAGAGTATGTCAGCGAACCCCGAACTGTTATAGAGAAACCCGAGCAGAAGATTGAGGGAGGCATTTTCGAAAATCAACCAATTAGTGAAGAAGGAGTGGTTAAGTCATACGATACTTTGGAGGATGTCAAACCAGAGCAAGGTTATGCCAAAAATGTATTGGCCAAGTTTAAGGAAATTGAATCGCAAGTCCAGAATCGTCCGCCACCTTCACCAAAGAGAGAACTGACACCAGATCGATTCACCAAAGGAGAATATGTAAGTGAGCCCAGATCAACATTTGAGAAATATGAGGGGAAAACAGAATCTGGCATTTTCGAAAGTCAGCCTAGAGAAGACAAAGAGGTTGTCAAGTCGTATGAGCATGAACAGGAAGTACTCCCAGAGCAAGGGATGGCCAAAAATTTGGTTTCAAAATTCAAAGATTACCAGTCACAAACTAAGTCAACTTCACCTAGAGAAAAGAAGGAGCTGACTCCAGACAGATTGACTAAAGGGGAGTATGTGTCTGAGCCCAGAACCACGTTTGAGCAGTATGAAGGGCAGGTGGAAGCAGGAGTTTATGAAAGTAAACCGCAGGATCGTGGAGACATCGTCAAATCTGGAGAATATTACGAGGAACCTTTACCAGAAGAAGGTTATGCTAAGAATGTTATTTCTAAATTCAAAGATATTCAGAAAGGTGGAGGCTCACCAGCTAAGTCTCCCTCAAATAAACTAAAGGAATTAACTCCACCCAGACAAGACACCTTCTCTGGAGTTTTGGAAAATCAACCACAGGAACGTTCAGATGTTGTCCACTCATACGATGTATATCAGGAAGAAATGCCTGAGACGGGAACCACCCGCAATCTGTTGAACAAGTTTAAAGAAATCCAGCATTCAGGATCCAACTCACCTGCTTCCCCCAGACTTAAGAAGGAGTTCACTCCCCCACCTCAGTCAGGTGTGTATGAAAACACCCCTACCAAAGGTATTGTGTACGAGGAGAGAGTAGCGGAGAGTGGAATTTTGGAAAACAACCCAGAGAGAAGGGAGGGTGTTGCAAGAGAAGAAGAGCCATCTGCTGGAACAGTGGAATTCCCAGAGAGAGGGTATGCAAAGAATATGGTTTCAAAATGGAAACAGCTTGAAACCGAGCACAGCAAATCAGCTTCTCCTTCTCCAAGATACAAGGAATTCACCCCGCCCAGAGAAGAGCCCAGAATCAAGAGTCCCCTCAGTCCCAAGTCCCCAGCAGGAACCAACAGCAGTGTTCATCCCCGAGACTTGCCCGGACAGTACCAAGAACAACAGGCACCAGGAATATATGAGAATGACCCGAGTCACCGTGACGACATCGCCCGGGAGGAAGACACGGATTGGGAGCAGGGCCTGCCCAGGGAGGGAACCAGCAAGTCACTCATCAGCAAGTTCAAAAACGTGCAGGATGAGGCCAAGAAGTCCCAAGAAGTGCCCAAGCCCATCTCCAGGAGG CCCAAAAGTCCCTTTGTTGCCGTTCAGTTGGAGAAGTGCGCAGCATGTCAGAAAACAGTCTATGCCATGGAGAAGatagaaatgaataaaaactgcTACCACAGGGCGTGTTTTAAATGCTCCCACTGTAACTCACGATTAAC GGCAAAAACGTTCAGCATGAATGAAGGAGTCATCTACTGCACAAATCATTTCAAGCAGCTGTTTGCTAGGAAAGGAAATTATGATGAGGGATTTGGGCGCCAACAATACAAAAAGCGTTGGCAAGGTGACCAGCCTAATGGAGAAAAACAAACTGTGCCCGAGCCCACCGCTTAA